GCACCACGCGCAGCAATTTCACCGAGACCGGCGTGATGTGGCAGGTGCTGATCCATCTGACCTTCATCATCTCGGCGGTCGGCATCGCCTGGGTCGACCGCCTCAGCGACAGCGGTCATCGCAAGGAGGCCGCCCACGATTGAGTTCGTGTGGCCAAAGGCTTCCGATGCCGCGATCGGCAAACAGGTTACGGGCGCGGCCGGATCAGGAAGGTTGCCTCCCGGCCGTCATGCTGCCAATGTCCCGGGAACGCGTCCCAGCGCACGTTGAAGCGCCGCGAAGCAGTTTGCATCGATCTGGGTGCCGACCATTTCGGACATGATCCCCAGCGCTTTTGTCACCGGCATGGCGGCGCGATAGGGCCGATCGGCGGTGAGCGCATCGAATATGTCCGCGGTCGTGATCATGCGGGTTTCCAGGCTGATCTGGTCCCCTGCGAGGCCGCGCGGATAACCCTTGCCGTCCAGCCGCTCATGATGCGCGCCCGCGATCGGAGCGAGGCTGCGGAATGCGCCGATGCGTGACAGGATCGCCTCGGAATGCGCCGAATGCATCCTCATGATGTCCCATTCGGCGTCATCCAGCTTGCTGGGCTTGTCCAGGATGGCGTTGCTGACGCCGAGTTTGCCGATGTCGTGCAGCAGTGCCGCGCGCTTGAGCCAGCGCCGCTGCTCGGCGCTGAACTCAAGCTCCTCGGCGATCATGTCGGTGAACAGCGTGACGCGCTCGCTGTGACCGCTGGTGTAAGGGCTTTTGGAATCCACCACCTGGGCGAACGCGGCTGCAATGTCGTCGAGATAGTCCTCGTCGATCGGCAGGCTCGCCTGTGCGGGCGCGTGTGAAATGGCGCATTCGTGCCCGAGGTCGGTGCCTGTGTCCCAGAATCCGGGTCTTGCCGCCACGCGCTCGAAAGCCGCGACCAGGTCGGGATCGAACCAGAGGCCCGACCGGTTCCTGGCCTCGCGAAGAGCGGCCTCGGGTCCGTTTGCGATGTGGAAGACGTCGACGACCTGCGCGAGCAGGGCAATGCGCGAATAGATCGGGATGACGGTGCCGGACAAGCCTAGGGGCTTGCCGCTGCCGTCCCAGTGCTCGTCCAGATTCTTGATGCCTTCGGCGACCAGGTCGGAGAAGCGCATCTTGCGGGCGATATCCGCGCCGCGGTGGCAGCGGGTCTCGATCAGCTCGCGCGCGATCTCGCCACCGTTCTGGAAGATATTGACGATGGCGCGGAATCGTTCGGCCAACCCGGCCTTCAGGCCGGTGTGGCTGAGCACGAAGCGCAGTGCCTGGGACAAACTCCCGTCGATCAGCTTGAAGTCCTGCTTGAAGGAGAGATCGTCGGTCAGATACAGCTCGCAGATGCGGGCGGCATTGCTGCTGCAGCCGAGATCCTTCAGCAGCAGCGCGTAATACAGCTCGGTGATCTCCTGCTCGCCAAGCCCGATCTCCCTGCCGATCTCGACGCCGATGTGGCTGCATCGCACGCAATGTCCAGCCGGCTGTCCCTCGGTCAGGTCGAGCGCGTAGCTCAGCGCACCCAGGAGTTCGGCGAGCGTGACCTTGTCGTGCAATCGGTGGTCGGGAGGCGGTGGTTCCATGGTCGAGCTCCGGGGCCACTTTCGCGGCCTGTCCGGGCCGGTCTGACATCCAAAAACCGGACCTCACCACGAGAGAATTAACAGGCGGTATTTCCCGCGGCGAGCATGGCACCGCTGAGAGCGACAATTCAGCCAGCCTGAAATCTCGAGATCGATAAAATTGTCTGCAATCCGCTCGGGGACGGCAAACCCTGCGGACAAGAAGAGCGTAGCCTTAAACCCCGGCTTTGGAACCGGCGTGCATGCTCCCGGGCAAAAGGATGGGGCATCAACATGTCAGTTCTCAAGGAGGTCGTCGCTGCGCTCGCGGGAGTCTACGCGCTCTTGTTCGCCTGCGACGCATTGTTCGGGGTCGGCGAGGCGCGCTTCGACGACAACTATTTCCGCGCCAGCTTCTACGCGCCGCAGCCGAAGGAATTCCGCTTTGCCGACGGGATCACGCCGGCCAGGCGCGTCAGCGATGCGTTCGCGCAGTTCTCGGCGGGCGAGGCCAAGCCGAACAGGCGTTACTCGTCGCTGACGACGATCATCCGGTAGGGCGGTCGCATTCATCGGATGTCCGCCTGACGGGGCTTCCGGTCAGGTGCACCCACGCTCCTCATTGCAAATCGTGAAGATCCTTACCGAGTGGCGGCGTCAGCCGAAAATCTGAAAATGCGACCGCGAGCCCGGACCGCTCCGGCGTGCAGGCCATCGGTCCTACAAGATAGGACGAGTTCTCTGCGAATGGCGCAAGCCGCATGAGAGGCCATATCTTGCCGTCGTTCGAAGACTGCAAACGAAGAACGCCGTGCGCCACCGTAACGCGCAAGCTGAAGTCACCGGCGTCGTGCTGATAGGGTGCAGTCGCCCAGTCCGATCGCCCGTCGGTCAGCACGCTCGACAGCATTGCGCGCCCATCCGCGAACTCGATCCCGGCCTTGAGCCAGCAACGTTCGTCCACGCGCACCATGAGGCCCGCTTGATCATAAAGCGTTTTGAAATCGCCTCGGATGCGGAGTTCGGCCGTGAATGCATCTCCGACCGGAAACCCAAGAAAATGCCCGCTGTCGCGGATAAAACCGTAATGGGTTTCGCGCCAGAAGTCGGTGGCATGGTCCGTGACCATTTCGAGGATGTCGTCCTTTTCAGACCATTGTTTCGGTTCGTTCAACCAAATGCCGTTGGACCTGCCAAACATCCTCGATGCTCCATCTGAGCGCGGTACACGAGGTCCAACAACCAACTGCGCGGAAAGTTTTGTGCCGAGCACAAAAAAGCAGGTTTCAGCACAATGCGACCTCGCGCACGCCTTTCAGCGCGCAC
The sequence above is drawn from the Bradyrhizobium amphicarpaeae genome and encodes:
- a CDS encoding HD-GYP domain-containing protein, yielding MEPPPPDHRLHDKVTLAELLGALSYALDLTEGQPAGHCVRCSHIGVEIGREIGLGEQEITELYYALLLKDLGCSSNAARICELYLTDDLSFKQDFKLIDGSLSQALRFVLSHTGLKAGLAERFRAIVNIFQNGGEIARELIETRCHRGADIARKMRFSDLVAEGIKNLDEHWDGSGKPLGLSGTVIPIYSRIALLAQVVDVFHIANGPEAALREARNRSGLWFDPDLVAAFERVAARPGFWDTGTDLGHECAISHAPAQASLPIDEDYLDDIAAAFAQVVDSKSPYTSGHSERVTLFTDMIAEELEFSAEQRRWLKRAALLHDIGKLGVSNAILDKPSKLDDAEWDIMRMHSAHSEAILSRIGAFRSLAPIAGAHHERLDGKGYPRGLAGDQISLETRMITTADIFDALTADRPYRAAMPVTKALGIMSEMVGTQIDANCFAALQRALGRVPGTLAA
- a CDS encoding DUF1349 domain-containing protein — protein: MFGRSNGIWLNEPKQWSEKDDILEMVTDHATDFWRETHYGFIRDSGHFLGFPVGDAFTAELRIRGDFKTLYDQAGLMVRVDERCWLKAGIEFADGRAMLSSVLTDGRSDWATAPYQHDAGDFSLRVTVAHGVLRLQSSNDGKIWPLMRLAPFAENSSYLVGPMACTPERSGLAVAFSDFRLTPPLGKDLHDLQ